A window from Staphylococcus succinus encodes these proteins:
- a CDS encoding ATP-binding cassette domain-containing protein, which yields MGSSIILKLLNVTHYYRNKKSKKWYLPFGYDAEDIELNNINLHIYQGEALGIIGEPESSKELIGRLLSGEIKPDKGRIVRKKDLFFADIEDKLLQVDTVEDYIANVVTLFPYKTSDHKNEQILKYAHLQEKSQVQIRHLSDAEYAQLLFTLARTSKATVVILNQVLQHLEDYYFEKAIALSDEYINNQLTIVMIDDNVQRIAQASNYLAWISHGQLRMEGSLKQILPIFNDHEKDRLSLTSDEEKANFDVDWKKTRTRVPELTYNFKRTERYNHVKPPVALVRFWTFFIACFVGLVLMALLIFNDIGKLEIGQNIDQATIQNQHKNPYQEKLGYGIVLEDSINLENMDDHKKINIGKYAFMTIVGENNKNYKITIDNKNYKVAKNKIRYFNPAGLYEAHSVKSLAPYMHNNYSNYNEFFNSHLHKKHNKVTESLVPENDKDNRFVVPIVQQPISMLFNDKNKLAGFTIPIKDKDKLKDEFNIDSKFWITKSGDGYFMADLKNNQWIYIEL from the coding sequence ATGGGTAGTTCAATTATATTAAAGTTACTTAATGTAACTCATTATTATAGAAATAAAAAATCAAAAAAATGGTATCTACCATTTGGTTATGATGCAGAAGATATAGAATTGAATAATATCAACCTACATATCTATCAAGGCGAGGCTTTAGGGATTATTGGGGAACCAGAGTCATCTAAAGAACTCATCGGTCGTTTATTAAGTGGTGAAATAAAACCTGATAAAGGTAGAATTGTTAGAAAGAAAGATTTGTTTTTTGCAGATATAGAAGATAAGTTATTGCAAGTAGACACTGTGGAGGACTATATAGCAAATGTTGTTACTTTGTTTCCATATAAAACTTCAGATCATAAAAATGAACAAATTTTAAAATATGCGCATCTTCAAGAAAAATCCCAAGTGCAGATTCGCCATTTATCTGACGCTGAGTATGCTCAGTTGCTATTTACATTAGCGCGTACCTCTAAAGCGACAGTAGTTATACTGAATCAAGTATTACAACACTTAGAAGATTATTATTTTGAAAAAGCGATAGCACTCTCAGATGAATACATAAATAATCAACTGACCATTGTCATGATAGATGACAATGTGCAACGAATAGCTCAGGCCAGTAACTATTTAGCGTGGATTTCACATGGACAACTTAGAATGGAAGGTTCATTGAAACAGATCTTACCGATATTTAATGATCATGAAAAGGACAGGTTATCTTTAACAAGTGATGAGGAAAAGGCAAATTTTGATGTTGATTGGAAAAAAACAAGAACGAGAGTACCAGAGTTAACCTATAACTTCAAACGTACGGAACGATATAACCATGTTAAGCCACCGGTTGCGCTTGTGCGATTTTGGACATTCTTCATAGCATGTTTTGTCGGCTTAGTGCTCATGGCTTTATTGATTTTTAATGATATAGGTAAGTTGGAAATTGGCCAGAATATTGATCAAGCAACGATTCAAAATCAGCATAAAAATCCTTACCAAGAAAAACTCGGATATGGCATTGTTTTAGAAGATTCAATTAATCTTGAAAACATGGATGATCATAAGAAAATCAATATAGGTAAATATGCGTTTATGACTATTGTTGGTGAAAACAATAAAAACTATAAAATCACAATTGATAACAAGAATTACAAAGTAGCTAAAAATAAAATACGCTATTTTAATCCAGCTGGATTATATGAAGCACATAGTGTGAAATCTTTAGCGCCATATATGCATAATAACTACAGTAATTATAATGAATTTTTTAATAGTCATTTGCATAAAAAACATAATAAAGTGACAGAATCTTTAGTCCCTGAAAATGATAAGGATAATCGTTTTGTAGTTCCTATTGTTCAACAGCCTATTTCAATGCTCTTTAATGATAAGAATAAACTTGCTGGGTTTACCATCCCAATCAAAGATAAAGATAAACTAAAAGATGAATTTAACATTGATAGTAAGTTTTGGATTACTAAATCAGGAGATGGCTATTTCATGGCCGATTTAAAAAATAATCAGTGGATATATATCGAATTGTAG
- a CDS encoding sugar ABC transporter permease produces the protein MIDSVINFYKNIPYLFKHAYRRLKTQWMWLAIPFIASLLLMFLMMLIFKLNDTEEIKQARGYFRLAGITSFAYIWIAVYQSYIIYKKDYLIGKLYNINPIFQNIVIATITSITMFISLVIIIFATPVNIESSIPSTLYYVVMTLIFIVVVSTILGLLTIKYTKINAMYFVGSFITFFIVPILFIPKTNETIVSHILMLNPVFYLIQGITQSVVLGALSLNNIPYHLYYYLFIAMLCVVIFAMYRTIANKKYFYVDMSDDTIVDNNHSSEHVEAQKEIPTKEKTNLD, from the coding sequence ATGATAGATAGTGTTATTAATTTTTATAAAAATATTCCATATCTTTTTAAACATGCATACCGCCGTTTGAAAACTCAATGGATGTGGTTGGCTATACCTTTTATTGCGAGTCTGTTATTAATGTTTTTGATGATGCTCATCTTTAAATTAAACGATACAGAAGAAATCAAGCAAGCACGTGGTTACTTTAGATTAGCAGGTATCACAAGTTTTGCGTATATTTGGATAGCTGTATATCAGAGCTATATTATTTATAAGAAAGACTACCTTATTGGGAAATTGTATAATATCAATCCAATCTTCCAAAATATTGTCATAGCAACAATTACGAGTATCACAATGTTTATATCATTAGTAATTATCATCTTTGCTACGCCTGTGAATATTGAAAGCTCTATACCATCAACTTTATATTATGTAGTCATGACATTGATATTTATTGTAGTGGTTTCAACAATTTTAGGTTTACTAACAATAAAGTATACAAAAATTAATGCGATGTATTTTGTCGGTTCATTTATTACTTTTTTCATCGTTCCAATTTTATTTATACCAAAAACGAATGAAACCATTGTGTCACATATTTTAATGTTAAATCCTGTGTTTTACCTTATACAAGGTATTACACAGTCGGTAGTATTAGGTGCACTAAGTTTGAATAATATTCCGTACCATTTGTACTATTATTTATTTATAGCAATGTTATGTGTAGTCATTTTTGCGATGTATAGAACAATCGCGAATAAAAAGTATTTTTATGTAGATATGTCAGATGACACTATTGTTGATAACAATCATAGTTCAGAGCATGTAGAAGCGCAAAAAGAAATACCAACTAAAGAAAAAACTAACCTAGATTAA
- a CDS encoding metal-dependent hydrolase, with the protein MDTGTHIVMGIGLTALATQDPAMAGSFVATATTLVVGSLIPDGDTALKLKDNATYISNHRGITHSIPFTLLWPLLISLFIFTFFKNIDVTHVWLWAQLAVFLHVFVDIFNSYGTQALRPITNKWIQLSVINTFDPIIFIMWCVGIVLWLFGVHPYLAFFPIIALLVVYYIIRFRMQAIIKQQALKQIKQEHNPVKIFVAPTIRFMEWRVAIQTETYDYVGRSFGRNIVFSDKSERHPFPSDDLMQYVKNDKNIKTFLNFSSIYRWQATKLDDDTTEIRLIDLRYLKNGHYSFVAIAHLDEHKEIDHSYIGWVFSEDKLQRKLFAK; encoded by the coding sequence ATGGACACAGGCACACATATTGTTATGGGTATTGGTTTAACAGCATTAGCTACCCAAGATCCAGCAATGGCAGGATCATTTGTAGCTACAGCTACCACATTAGTAGTAGGCTCATTGATCCCAGACGGTGACACAGCTTTAAAATTAAAAGACAATGCAACTTATATTTCAAATCATAGAGGAATAACACACTCTATACCATTCACATTATTATGGCCTTTATTGATTTCACTCTTTATTTTTACATTTTTTAAAAATATAGATGTAACACATGTATGGTTATGGGCACAACTTGCAGTATTCCTTCATGTGTTCGTTGATATATTTAACTCATATGGTACACAAGCATTAAGACCCATTACAAATAAATGGATACAACTCAGTGTGATAAACACCTTTGATCCTATAATATTTATAATGTGGTGTGTGGGTATCGTACTTTGGTTATTTGGCGTACACCCATATCTTGCATTCTTCCCTATTATTGCTCTGCTTGTAGTATATTATATTATTCGCTTTAGAATGCAAGCTATTATTAAACAGCAGGCTCTAAAACAAATTAAGCAAGAGCATAATCCAGTAAAAATATTTGTGGCACCCACCATTCGTTTTATGGAGTGGCGCGTAGCTATACAAACTGAAACTTATGATTACGTAGGCAGAAGCTTTGGCAGAAATATCGTCTTTAGTGATAAATCAGAGCGCCACCCATTTCCTAGTGATGACCTTATGCAATACGTCAAGAATGACAAAAATATTAAAACGTTTCTTAATTTTTCCTCTATCTATCGTTGGCAAGCAACTAAATTAGATGATGATACTACAGAAATAAGATTAATCGATTTGCGCTATTTAAAAAATGGACATTATTCATTTGTGGCAATTGCACATTTAGATGAGCATAAAGAGATAGATCATTCCTATATTGGTTGGGTATTTAGCGAAGATAAATTACAAAGAAAATTATTCGCTAAATAA
- a CDS encoding YfhH family protein, whose amino-acid sequence MEQKKLSEMSEVELRHEIQGYKEKMRKAEMNGIFNEYDVYQSKVIVAESYLVDRNKIEIGKIYKLNDGTDSYFKVERLKGIFAWGFRIKSAEPEEGLPVALLKL is encoded by the coding sequence ATGGAACAGAAGAAATTGAGTGAAATGAGTGAAGTAGAACTACGCCACGAAATTCAAGGTTACAAAGAAAAAATGCGTAAAGCAGAAATGAATGGTATCTTTAACGAATATGATGTATACCAAAGCAAAGTTATAGTTGCTGAAAGTTATTTGGTGGATAGAAACAAGATTGAAATTGGTAAAATATATAAATTAAATGATGGTACAGACAGCTATTTTAAAGTTGAGCGACTGAAAGGTATCTTTGCATGGGGTTTTAGAATTAAAAGTGCCGAACCTGAAGAGGGTTTACCAGTTGCATTATTAAAATTGTAG
- the mutY gene encoding A/G-specific adenine glycosylase, producing the protein MLKESKFKNNLVTWFNENQREMPWRETSNPYYIWLSEVMLQQTQVKTVIDYYHRFISRFPTIADLSQAHEDEVLKYWEGLGYYSRARNFHTAVKEVHDNYNDQVPNEPQTFGKLKGVGPYTQAAVMSIAFNEPLATVDGNVFRVWARLNNDTRDTKLQSTRKAFEQELQPYVEEDAGTFNQAMMELGALVCTPKTPLCLFCPVQAHCEAFENGTVHNLPVKTTKVKKKHIKQKVYIVRNQNNEILIEKRTQKLLNNMWQFPMYEADGKEGIVADLSQEIKFDNTPVFKLKHQFTHITWDIEVFMAQEKLNQETVELPQNMVWMALEDKEAFNFPVSMTKIYKFISDHC; encoded by the coding sequence ATGTTAAAAGAATCAAAGTTCAAAAATAATCTAGTCACATGGTTTAATGAGAATCAGCGTGAAATGCCATGGAGAGAAACATCAAATCCATATTATATATGGCTAAGTGAAGTTATGTTACAACAAACACAAGTCAAAACCGTCATAGACTATTATCATCGATTTATTAGCCGTTTTCCAACAATTGCAGATCTAAGTCAAGCTCATGAAGACGAAGTATTAAAATATTGGGAAGGCTTAGGTTATTATAGTAGAGCGAGAAATTTTCACACTGCAGTAAAGGAAGTACACGACAATTATAACGATCAAGTGCCAAATGAACCACAGACATTTGGTAAATTAAAAGGTGTCGGTCCTTATACACAAGCTGCAGTTATGAGTATTGCGTTTAATGAACCATTAGCAACTGTGGATGGGAATGTATTTAGAGTATGGGCTCGGTTGAACAATGATACACGTGATACAAAATTACAATCAACACGTAAAGCTTTTGAACAAGAATTACAACCGTATGTTGAAGAAGATGCGGGTACGTTTAATCAAGCAATGATGGAATTAGGTGCCTTGGTATGTACTCCAAAAACCCCGCTGTGTTTATTTTGCCCAGTACAAGCACATTGTGAAGCGTTCGAAAATGGAACAGTCCATAACTTACCTGTAAAAACAACGAAAGTTAAGAAAAAGCATATTAAACAAAAGGTATATATCGTGAGAAACCAAAACAATGAAATTTTAATTGAAAAGCGTACACAAAAATTACTTAATAATATGTGGCAATTTCCAATGTATGAAGCGGATGGAAAAGAGGGCATAGTTGCCGATTTATCACAGGAAATAAAGTTTGATAACACACCGGTTTTTAAATTAAAGCATCAATTCACACATATTACATGGGATATAGAAGTCTTTATGGCACAAGAAAAATTAAACCAAGAGACAGTTGAATTACCACAAAATATGGTGTGGATGGCTTTAGAAGATAAAGAGGCATTTAATTTTCCAGTAAGTATGACTAAAATATACAAATTTATTTCAGATCATTGTTAG
- the sgtB gene encoding monofunctional peptidoglycan glycosyltransferase SgtB: MKRSDRYKQHTKQTREKKPNMPQHNTYFQPVGKPPKRKKGKGIFLKLLIPIVIVLAIFIGAMYALSLRANVDDLKSIEDKDTFVSVSNMPDYTKGAFIAMEDERYYKHHGFDIKGTSRALFSTLSDKSVQGGSTLTQQVVKNYYYDNEQSFTRKVKELFVAHRVEKAYDKNEILSFYVNNIYFGSNQYTVEGAANHYFGATTDKNNTNLPQITVLQSAMLASKVNAPSVYDINDMSDNYINRVKIDLEKMKQQNYITDVEYENAIQELGV, translated from the coding sequence ATGAAAAGAAGCGATCGTTATAAGCAACATACAAAACAAACAAGAGAAAAAAAGCCAAATATGCCACAACATAATACTTACTTTCAACCAGTGGGTAAACCACCAAAAAGAAAAAAAGGTAAAGGTATATTTTTAAAATTATTAATACCTATTGTTATTGTATTGGCTATTTTTATAGGTGCAATGTATGCTTTGTCTTTAAGAGCTAATGTAGATGATTTGAAATCAATTGAAGATAAAGACACATTTGTTTCTGTATCAAATATGCCTGACTATACCAAAGGCGCATTTATTGCTATGGAAGATGAAAGATACTATAAGCACCATGGTTTTGATATTAAAGGTACTTCAAGAGCACTATTTTCAACTTTAAGCGATAAAAGTGTTCAAGGCGGAAGTACATTAACACAACAAGTTGTTAAAAATTATTATTATGATAATGAGCAATCATTTACAAGGAAAGTCAAAGAGTTGTTCGTTGCACATCGAGTAGAAAAAGCATATGACAAAAATGAAATACTTAGTTTTTATGTCAATAACATTTACTTTGGAAGTAACCAATACACTGTTGAAGGGGCAGCCAATCATTATTTTGGAGCAACTACAGATAAAAACAATACAAATTTACCACAGATTACAGTACTTCAAAGTGCGATGCTAGCAAGTAAGGTGAATGCGCCAAGCGTTTACGATATCAATGATATGTCTGATAATTATATTAATCGTGTCAAAATAGATTTGGAAAAAATGAAACAACAAAATTACATTACAGATGTAGAATATGAAAATGCAATTCAAGAGCTAGGTGTTTAA
- a CDS encoding type 1 glutamine amidotransferase domain-containing protein, translating into MAKKVAIIVTDEFEDSELTSPKEAIEEAGHETVIIGDEANSEVVGKHGAKATVDISIADAQPEDYDGLLIPGGFSPDHLRGDSEGRYGTFAKYFTKNDVPTFAICHGPQILIDTDDLNGRTLTAVLNVRKDLSNAGAQVVDESVVVDNNIVTSRTPDDLDDFNREIVNQLND; encoded by the coding sequence ATGGCTAAAAAAGTAGCAATCATAGTAACTGATGAATTTGAAGATAGTGAGTTAACAAGCCCTAAAGAAGCAATTGAAGAAGCGGGACATGAAACAGTTATTATCGGTGACGAAGCTAATAGTGAAGTGGTTGGTAAACATGGTGCAAAAGCGACTGTTGATATAAGTATTGCTGACGCACAACCTGAAGATTATGACGGATTATTAATCCCTGGTGGATTCTCTCCAGACCATTTACGTGGTGATTCAGAAGGTAGATATGGTACATTTGCTAAATATTTCACTAAAAATGATGTTCCAACATTTGCCATATGCCATGGACCACAAATTTTAATAGATACAGATGATTTAAATGGACGTACTTTAACTGCAGTGTTAAACGTACGCAAAGATTTATCTAATGCAGGCGCACAAGTTGTAGATGAATCAGTAGTAGTAGATAATAATATAGTGACTAGCCGTACACCTGACGATTTAGATGATTTCAATAGAGAAATTGTTAATCAATTAAATGATTAA
- a CDS encoding nucleoside tri-diphosphate phosphatase — translation MVKESIPKEGQTIKIQSYKHDGNIHRVWSETTILKGTDHVVIGGNDHTLVTESDSRTWITREPAIVYFHSEYWFNVICMFREDGVYYYCNLSSPFVCDEEALKYIDYDLDIKVYPNGKYHLLDEDEYEQHMKQMNYSPDIDVILRRNVDILQQWIEQKKGPFAPDFIKVWRERYKKIRNY, via the coding sequence ATGGTAAAAGAATCCATACCTAAAGAAGGTCAGACGATAAAGATACAAAGTTATAAACACGATGGTAATATACATCGTGTTTGGTCTGAGACTACTATACTAAAGGGTACGGATCATGTAGTCATTGGTGGTAATGATCATACACTCGTCACAGAAAGTGATAGTCGTACATGGATTACTAGAGAACCAGCAATCGTTTATTTCCATTCTGAATATTGGTTTAATGTTATTTGTATGTTTAGAGAAGATGGAGTTTATTATTATTGCAATTTATCTTCGCCATTTGTGTGCGATGAAGAAGCTTTAAAATATATCGATTACGATTTAGATATAAAAGTATATCCTAACGGTAAATATCATTTATTAGACGAAGATGAATATGAACAACATATGAAACAGATGAATTATTCACCAGATATCGACGTGATTTTGAGAAGAAATGTAGATATTTTACAACAATGGATTGAACAGAAAAAAGGTCCATTTGCTCCTGACTTCATAAAAGTTTGGCGTGAAAGATATAAAAAAATTAGAAACTATTAA
- the recX gene encoding recombination regulator RecX, protein MPKITKIEVQKKNKERFNLFLDDEFEMGIDIDTFVYFNLKKDQIVEAKDMEAIQSYEQYRQAINTAIQYLSYRKRTDHEVVQHLTKKEFSESVISKVLDYCHAQKLIDHNDYANSLKNTMILTTDKGPGIYKQKLREAGIEQVIIDEYTELYEKEQSMEDILKVANKILKQKKGPLVKRKEKLTQSLMQKGYSFEKIKEVMEDLDFSQPDEELDNLLQQELEKVYNKYSRKYSGRKLINKTIEGLMRKGYKYDKIKAKLEESGIVDGTEEIE, encoded by the coding sequence ATGCCTAAAATAACTAAAATAGAAGTGCAAAAAAAGAATAAAGAGCGTTTTAACCTGTTTTTAGATGATGAATTTGAAATGGGAATAGATATTGACACTTTTGTTTATTTTAATTTGAAAAAAGATCAAATTGTCGAAGCAAAAGATATGGAAGCCATTCAAAGTTATGAACAGTATAGACAAGCTATTAATACAGCAATTCAATACCTTTCTTATCGGAAGCGTACAGATCACGAGGTTGTTCAACATCTTACGAAAAAAGAGTTTTCAGAGTCAGTTATATCTAAAGTTTTAGATTATTGTCATGCACAAAAACTTATAGATCACAATGATTATGCAAATAGTTTAAAAAATACAATGATATTAACTACAGACAAAGGGCCAGGCATATATAAACAAAAATTACGTGAAGCTGGTATTGAACAAGTCATCATTGATGAATATACCGAGCTTTATGAAAAGGAGCAATCTATGGAAGATATCCTAAAAGTTGCCAATAAGATTTTAAAACAAAAAAAGGGTCCATTAGTAAAAAGGAAAGAAAAATTAACGCAGTCATTAATGCAAAAAGGTTATAGTTTTGAAAAGATTAAAGAAGTTATGGAAGACCTTGATTTCTCTCAACCTGATGAAGAATTAGACAATTTATTGCAACAAGAATTAGAGAAAGTCTATAATAAGTATTCTAGAAAGTATTCTGGAAGAAAATTAATTAATAAAACTATAGAAGGCCTTATGAGAAAAGGGTATAAATATGATAAAATTAAAGCTAAATTAGAAGAGAGTGGAATTGTTGATGGAACAGAAGAAATTGAGTGA